The Paraburkholderia caffeinilytica genome segment TCGGAGGCTGCCATTGGCGGTGGCGTCGAGTCGATGTCGCGAACGGTCATTGGCGCGGACTCAGGCGCATGGAGCGCTGACCCATGGGTCGCCTACCACAACTATTTCGCGCCGCAGGGAATCGGTGCGGATCTGATTGCGTCGATTGACGGATACACGCGTGCCGATGTCGACACGTTCGCGCTCGAAAGTCAGCGCCGGGCGGCACACGCGTGGAAGAACGGTTACTTCACGAATTCGATCGTGCCGGTACGCGACCTGCTCGACGAAGTGATCCTCGATCGCGACGAGTACATTCGCCCTGATACGACGCTCGAAGGGTTGGCCAACCTGAAACCGGCGTTTACGGCGCTCGGGATCACGGCGGGTTTCGACACAGTCGCGTTGCAACGCTATCCACAGGTTGAAGCGATTGAGCACGTGCATACCGGCGGTAACTCGAGCGGCATCGTGGACGGTGCGGCTGCTGTACTACTTGGGAGCGAAACATTTGGTACTGCGACTGGCCTGAGCGCGAGGGCGCGAATCAAAGGTTTCGCATCGATGGGCAGCGAGCCGACGATTATGCTGACCGGCCCTGCGCCGGTCACGCAGAAGCTGCTGAAGCGCCTCGGCATGACGGTTGCCGATATCGACCTGTTCGAAATCAACGAAGCGTTCGCGTCGGTCGTGCTTCGCTTTATTCGCGCGATGCAACTTGATCCTGAACGGGTCAACGTCAATGGCGGCGCGATTGCGATGGGCCACCCACTCGGCGCCACGGGCGCGATGATTCTTGGCACTGTGCTTGACGAACTCGAACGCCGCGATCTGAACACCGCGCTCATTACGCTTTGCGCGGGCAACGGTCTTGCCACCGCGACCGTTATTGAGCGTGTCTGAGCCGCCTGACTATCGAATACATGGAATTTCGAGCATGCAAACACTGACTATGCATGTCGATGCGCAAGGCATCGCACTGATTACGCTGAACGATCCGGCACGACCGATGAACGTCGTCGGTCCAGCGTTTATTGACGATTTCATCGAGGCAATCGAACGAGTGGCGACCGATCCGTCGATCGTTGGCGCGATCGTCACATCCGCGAAGCCGGCTTTCATGGCTGGCGCCGACCTCAAGCATCTGATGAGCCTTTTTGATGCCGGCGTGTCGCGGCAGCAGGCATTTGCGCTGAGCCGGCGCGCTTCCGTTGAGATGCATCGGCGGCTCGAGACATGCGGCAAGCCGTTCGTGTCGGCGATCAATGGACTGGCGCTCGGTGGTGGGTTCGAGCTCTGCCTCGCCTGTCACTGGCGTGTGATTGTCGACGATCCGAAAGCCGTAGTCGGTTTGCCGGAGGTCAACGTTGGCCTGCTGGCCGGCTCGGGCGGAACACAGCGACTGCTGCGCATGATCGGGGTCGACAAGGCGCTGCCTTTGCTGTTAGACGGCAAGTCCGTGACGCCGCAGGAAGCACTCGCGCTAGGCATGGTCGACGCAGTGGTTCCCGCAACCGAGTTACTCCCAACCGCGCGCAGATGGTTGATCGAGACGCCCAACCCGGTGCGCAAGTGGGACACGAAGAACTATCGGCTGCCTGAAGGGGCGGGGCTGCTCAGTTCGTCGCTGGCGACAACGTACTCGATGAACGTTGCGAAAGTCGGCGCGAAAACCTTTCACAACTATCCTGCACCCATTGCGATTCTCGATTGCGTGTTCGAAGGTGCGTTGATGCCGTTCGACAAGGCGCTGACTGTGGAATCGAAGCACTTCGCGCGGCTGATGTCGGGTCCTGTCGCGCGCAATATCGTCCGGACCAACTTCGTGAACAAGGGGTTGGCCGATCGACTGGCACGCCGTCCGGAAGGGGTGCCAAAGTTCGATGCCCGCAAGATCGGCGTACTGGGCGCGGGAATGATGGGCTCAGGCATTGCGTACGTCGCGGCACTGGCGGCCATTGACGTGGTGCTGCTGGATGCGACGCAGGAACAGGCGGAACGCGGCCGCGACTACTCGCGCAAGCTGCTGGCCGGCGCGGTCGAGCGCGGACGGCGCGACCAGGCCAGCGCCGACGCGATCCTCGCGCGCATCACTGCGACGTCCAGTTATAGCGCGCTCGCCGATTGCGATCTCGTCATCGAAGCGGTGTTCGAAGACAAGTCGGTAAAAGCAGATGTAACGCGCCAGGCGGAGGCAGTGTTGCAGAAGTCGGCATTCTTTGCCAGCAACACGTCAACGCTCCCGATCTCCGAGCTTGCCCGGCAGTCGGACCGGCCTGAGCGCTATATCGGTCTACATTTCTTTTCGCCGGTCGACAGGATGCCGCTGGTCGAAATCATAGTCGGCAAGCAGACCAGCGAGACGACTGTCGCACAGGCGCTCGATCTGGTCGCTCAACTGCGGATGACACCCATCGTTGTCAACGACAGCCGCGGCTTCTACACGAGCCGGGTGTTCCAGACGTTCATTCACGAAGGCATGCGCATGCTTGAAGAGGGCGTTGAGCCGGCCTTGATCGAGAACGCCGCGCGCTTCGCCGGGATGCCTGTAGGCCCGCTTGCGGTGCTTGACGAAGTCTCGATTGAACTGCCGTGGAAGATCGTGATGCAGTCACGCGAGGCACTCGGCGACGCATATGACCTACCCTGTTCGTATGACGTCATGCGGCGGATGCTCGACGAATTCAAACGACCGGGCCGGCGCGGCGGTGGTGGTTTTTACGACTATCCGGAAGGAGGTAAAAAGCGCCTTTGGAGCGAGCTAAAGTCGGCGTTTCCGCCGGTCGCGCCGCAACCTTCCGTCGATGAAGCCGGTAAGCGGATTCTCTATATCCAGGCGCTAGAAACGGCGCGCTGTCTGGAAGAGGGCGTGCTCACGCATGCCGCCGACGCTGATATCGGCTCGGTGCTCGCCTGGGGTTTCCCGTCGTACACAGGCGGCACACTGTCATTGATCGACGCCGTTGGGCTAAGCACGTTTATTGAAGAGTGTGAACGCATGGCAGCTGCTTACGGCCCGCGCTTCAAACCCTCGGCATGGCTGCGCGAGCGGGCGATTCGAGGCCACCTCTTTCACGCGGTGGCCGGGCATGCGTCCGAAGCCGTCGCGTAACTGCATAGCGTCGAGGGATACCCCATGCGGCGACTGATTTTCGAGGCAGAACACGAGCAGTTTCGCGATTCGGTGCGGCGTTTTTTTCAGCGCGAGATCGAACCCCATGCCGCGCGCTGGCGCGAGCAGGGCATCGTCGACCGTTGGGCCTATGAGAAGGCTGGGCAGCAGGGCTATTTGCTGATGTGGGCCGACGAGCAATACGGCGGCGCTGGCGTGTGCGATTTCCGCTACGAACAGATCGTCTATGAGGAGAACATCCGTCATGGCGAGCCCGGCTTCTACATCAATCTGCACTCCGGTCTCGTCGCGCCATACATCGGCAAACTCGGCAATGACGAGCAGAAGCAACGGATACTGCCTGGCTGCATCGACGGCACGACGATTCTCGGCATTGCGATGACTGAGCCCGGCTCGGGCAGCGATCTGGCCGGGATGAAGGCGCACGCGAAAGACTGCGGTGATCACTGGCTGCTGAACGGATCCAAGACCTACATCTCGAACGGTCAACTCGGTGATCTGTTCATCGTGGCGGCGCGTACGGTGCCGGAACAGCGTTACGGTATCGGGCTTTTTCTTGTCGAAGCGGACCGGCCCGGCTTTCGGCGCGGCAACCGGCTGCACAAGATGGGGCTGGCTGCTCAGGATACGTCGGAACTGTTCTTCGACGACGTCAAGGTGCCGAAGTCGAACGTGCTCGGCGATCCGACGAAGGGCTTCGGCTATCTTGCGCGGTCTTTGAGCGGTGAACGGCTGATCGCGGCGGTCGGCTCGATGGCGGCGGCGCAGACTGCATTTGACCTCACGCTTGACTTCATCAAGGACCGCCATGCCTTCGGCCGCGCGATCGGTACGTTTCAGAACAGCCGGTTCACGATGGCGTCGCTGCGCGCACAACTCGATGCGATCCAGACTTTCGTCGACCAGTGTGTGATCGCGTACAACGCCGACGAACTGACTGCGGAGATCGCCGCCGAGGCCAAGCTGCTGTCGAGCGAACTGGAGAATCGCGTGATCGACGACTGTGTGCAGCTGCACGGCGGCGCGGGCTATATGGAGGAATACCGCATCTGCCGGATGTATACCGACGCGCGCGTGACGCGCATTTTCGCGGGCTCGTCCGAGATCATGAAGGAGATCATCGGGCGCGGTCTGGGACTCGACGAACGCAGGGGGAGCTGATCATGGGTCCGTTGCACGGAGTTCGTGTCGTCGAGATTGCGGGGTTGGGCGCGGCACCTTATGGCGCGATGATGCTGGCTGATATGGGCGCTGACGTGGTGCGCATCGACCGCCCAGACGGTGACCAACACACGCCGGACACTTCGCCGCTGTTGCGCAACCGGCGCTCGATTGCGCTCGACCTGAAGCAGCCGGAGGGCGTTGCGAGCGCGCTCGCGCTGATCGACAAGGCCGAAGTGCTGATCGAAGCGTTTCGCCCGGGTGTTGCCGAGCGGCTTGGCATCGGTCCGGAGATCTGTCTGGAGCGTAACGCGAGGCTCGTCTATGCGCGCATGACCGGATGGGGACAGCAAGGGCCGCTCTCGCAGCGTGCGGGGCATGACCTGAATTACATCGGCATCAGCGGGTTGCTCAATCAGATCGGACCGACGGGCGGCAAGCCGGCGGTGCCGCTCAATGTGATCGGTGACTTCGGCGGCGGCGGTCTGCTGCTAGCCTACGGCGTAACGTGCGCGTTGCTGGAGGCTCGTGTTTCGGGACTTGGGCAGGTGGTCGACGCGGCGATGCTCGATGGGGCGGCTTCGTTTCTCGGCATGTTTTTTGGCTATCGCGCGGACGGAAAATTCATTGATGGCGTGGGCCGCAATTTCCTTGGCGGAGGCGCTCACTACTACGACACCTATCAAACCCAGGACGGCAAGTTTCTGTCTGTCGCGCCAATCGAGCCGCAGTTCTATGCGGCGTTTCTCGAGCGGCTCGGGGTGGACACCGAGCGCTTCATGTCAGCGGGTTATCCGTCGCATACTGCGCGCAACATCGAACACGACTGGCCCGAGCTGAAAGCCGAACTCGCGGCGATCTTCGTTACCCGGCCACGCGACGAATGGTGTCGCGTGTTCGAAGGTGCAGATGTTTGTGTCACGCCGGTGTTGAGTCTGCAGGAGGCGCTTCAGCATCCTCACAACGTGGCCCGCGAAACCTTCGTCGAGGTCGATGGAGTTGCCCAAAATGCGCCGGCGCCGCGCTTCAGCCGTACGCCGGCCGGCCTGCCGCGTGGACCTCGCCCGGCAGGTGCCGACGTCGATGCGATTGTGGCCGACTGGGACCTTGATCGCACCCTGTTTGAACGAGCCAGTCGAGCTAACCATCAAGGAACTCAATGATGAACGCGAATGACTTACCGTCGCTGCTCTCGACGAGCGATACCGATCCCCATACGTTCTATGACGCGATGCGCGAACGCACTCCAGTGCTGTGGGACGAGCGGATGAAAGGCTGGCTCGTACTGTCGTACGATCTGTGCAAACAGGTCCTTTCCGATGAAGGGCACTTCCGCCATCCATATGCTGACGCGGACGCCACAATGATCGAAGTGAAGGGCGGCCGGCGCAACGTCACGGTCTTGCAAGGTGCGGAGCATGACCGGATGCATCGCTATGTGGTGCAATTGTTCAAGCCGGCGAATATTGCTGTCTACACTGAGCATCACATTCGCCCCGTCACAAAGTTTCTGATCGATCGCTTTGTGCAGCGGGGCAGCGCAGAACTGTTCAGCGAGCTCGCGTTGCAACTGCCTTGCAGGGCGTTCATGTCGCTGTTCGGGATGGATGCACTCGACGACGCGTTCTTGCACCGGGTCATGCGGCTTCACGACGACATCATGGTCTGGGCAGGTGGCCGGCACTTTCTCGGCGAGGACGCGACCCAGCGCGCGCTCGATGCGTCGCACCAACTCAATGCGATCTTGCTGCCGTATGTGCGTAGTCGGCGTGACAATCCGACCAACGATCTGATCAGCCGGCTCTGGGCGGAAGCCCCCGAAGTGTTGGCAGATGCAACCGAGGAGGACGTGCTGGCCACCTGCCGCGAACTGTATCTGGCCGGCAGCGACACGACGGTTCATGCGTTGTCGAACGCAATCTATGTGTTGCTCACGGAGCGTGCGGTATTCGAACGGGTTAGCGGAGACCGTGGCGAGGCGCTGACGAGCTTTATTGAGGAAGTGATGCGGGTCTGGGGTTCTGTCCAGTACCGCTATCGTGTCGCAAACGAGGACATCGAACTGGGCGGCATGCCGGTCCGCAAGGATCAGGTTATCTTTACGATCAACGCGGCGGCTAACCGCGACCCGGCGCATTATTCTGCGTGTCCGGCTCATGTCGATCTCGATCGACCGGCGGTGCGCGACCACCTCGCGTTCAATGTCGGACCGCGCAGTTGCGCGGGCGCGCAACTCGCGCGCGCGGAAATGCGGTTGGCGCTGAATGCTCTGCTGGACCGACTACCGGATCTGCGGCTCGATCCCGCTGCGGAACCGCCTCGTTTCCAGGGAATGTTCACGCGCTCGTTCAGGCCATTGAACGTCGTGTTCGCTCCGCAACGATGAGTTGCGGAGCGGCTCCCTTCATTACGGATGCGTGAGGGGAGCAGACGATGTACGCCTCGCGTTTCAGAACTCGACGTTAGCCGCACCCTTCAGGCACAAGATCTCGCGTGCTTCCTCCGGTGTAGCGGGTTCGAGTCCCAGACCACGCAATAACTCCTTTGCCTTTTCGACCTGCTCGGCATTCGAACTTGCCAGCTTGCCCTTGCCGATCCACAGACTGTCCTCGAGACCGACGCGCAGATTGCCCCCCATCGAGGCGGCCATCGCGGCGATCGGCATCTGGTTGCGTCCGGCACCCAGCACCGACCACCGATAGTCGGTGCCGAACAGTCTGTCGGCGGTGCGCTTCATATGCATCACGTCGTCGGGATGCGCACCGATGCCGCCGAGTATGCCGAAGACGGTCTGCACGAAGAAGGGCGGCTTGACGAGGCCGAGATCGACGAAGTGTGCAAGGTTGTACAGATGCGCAGTGTCATAACATTCGAACTCGTAGCGCGTGCCGCTCGCCGACAGTTCGCGCAACGCGTATTCGATGTCGCGATAAGTGTTGCGGAAGATCAGGTCCTTACTGTTCTCCAGATAGGGTCGTTCCCAGTCGTGTTTGAACTCGGTGAAACGTTGCAGCATCGGAAAGAGGCCGAAGTTCATCGAGCCCATGTTCATCGAGGCGACTTCGGGCTTGAATACAATGGCAGGCTTGATACGCTCGTGGACGGGCATGTACGGCGAACCACCGGTCGTCAGGTTGACGATCGCGTCGCAGGCCGCCTTGATCGTCGACAGGAACGGTGCGAAGGCTTCTGGCCGCTGATCCGGCCGGCCATCTTTCGGATCGCGCGCATGTAGATGCACGATCGCCGCGCCGGCTTGCGCCGCTGCGATCGCCGCAGTGGCAATCTCAGCCGGTGTGACGGGCAGATGCGGTGACATCGACGGCGTATGGATCGCGCCGGTGATGGCGCACGTGATGATGACTTTTTTCGATTCGGCCATGGTTACTCCTGTTCTGTTGCAGCTTGAGTCCTGGCAAGCCGTGCCTCTTGGAAAGAGCGTATCAGGCACATCAGGTGTTCTAGGTCGCACCGACACTGCCGCCGTCAAGCGGCAGCACGGCGCCGGTTACGTAGGCGGATGCGCGGGATGCGAGGTAGATGGCCGTGCCGGCGACGTCGTCGGGTTCCCCGAAGCGCCCGCACGGAATGCGTTCGCACACGGCTTGCTTGACCGAGTCCGGCACGCCTTCGGTGAGCTTCGATGGAAACGGGCCGGGCGCGATCGCATTGACGTTGACGTGCTCAGCGCCGAGACGGCGCGCGAGTGCTCGCGTCAGGTGATGCAGACCGGCCTTGGACGCCACGTAAGAATAGTTTTCGCGTCCGGAAATCCGCAGTCCGCCGATCGAGCCCACGTTAATTATCCGCGCGGGCGCGTCGGCGCTTGCTCCGTTGCGTAGTGCCGGCAGCAGCTTTTGCGTCAGAAAGAAGACCGCCTTCAGGTTCAGCCCCATTACGGCGTCCCAGCTTTCTTCCGAAAACGTGTCGATGGATTCGTCGGCGAGCGCACCAGCATTGTTGACGAGGATGTCGAGCCGCGAATGGCGGCTCATCACGGTGTCGGCAATCCGCGAACGGTCGGCGGCGGATGACAGATCGGCCGGCAACGCGATACAGCGGCCTGTGCCGCCCAGGTCGGCTGCGACCTGCGCACAGGCCGTCTGGTTGCGCGCGACCACGTACACGTGCGCGCCGTGCTCGACAAAACCGCGCGCGATCATCAGGCCGATGCCGCTCGTCGCGCCGGTCACGAGCGCTATCTTGCCGTGGATGGAGAAGAGATTGTCTTTCATCGTTCGTCGATGGGTCGATGGATCGTCGATAGGTAGTCGAGTAGTGCTTACGCAGCAGAGGACTGGGCGATCATGCGTGCAACGTCCGCGTATTGAGGGACGTGCGCCGAAAAGCCGCCGTCGACGGGAATGGTCTGGCCAGTGATAAAGCGTCCCGCGTCGGACGCGAGAAACACGACCGTCGCGGCGATATCGCTGGGTTCGCCGAGTGACGGGCTCAGTTGATGCTCGAGTAGAAAATCGAGTTCCTGCCGGCTGAGATTTGTCTTGACCGCGTCGGTGCCGATCAGTCCGGCAGCGATCGTATTGGCGCGCACGCCCTGCTTGCCGTACTGCGTCGCAATGAAACGTGTCAGGCCGATCAGCGCCGCTTTCGAAGTTCCGTATGCCGTGCGGGTGAGATCCCCGAACAGGCCGAGACCCGAGGCCATGTTGATGACAGCACCACCGCCGCGCTCCAGCATCTGCGGGATCGCATACTTGCAGCACAGCATTGCGCCACGCACGTTGATGTTCATTGTCCGGTCCCAGGTTTCGACATCCATCTGGATCACGTCGAGGTCGCGCGCGAAGTGCGCCGCCGATGTCACCGCGGCATTGTTGAACAGCAGATCGATGCCGCCGAACCTTTGACGTGCTGCCTCGGTCATGGCGCGAATTTGCGCCTCATCGGCGATGTCGGTGCGTATGGCGATGGCCTGTCCGTCACGCGCGGCAATCGCAACGGCAACCCGGTGTGCGGCTTCGCCGTCGAGATCGGCGATGACCACCGCCGCACCTTCTTCGGCCAACCGGTGCGCAGTGGCTTCCCCAATGCCGGAGCCTGCTCCGGTGATGACCGCAATCTTTTTCTCGAGTACTTTCATGACGTCGTGGACTCCAGTGTATGAATGTTTGCCGGCTTGCTTTGATAGCGTGTCAGGTGCTGACAGTCGTCTACATGGTTCGTCTCGCTTCGGTGATTTCGACGGTGCCTGCGGTCGCGCCCGATGCATCCGCCCGAACCGGTAACGATCCCGACTATTCCGTCTAGTGCGCCCTTCCGGTTTCCATCGGTTGTCGGTCTGAAGCAGAGTGCTGGTTTACCGTCTGGCGGTCCGGATATCAGGCTGGCGCGGCCCACATCGCAGGCAGCCCGATATCGGTCATAGCGACTACCTGCCTGAGTAACAGCTTCAGGCAAACCGATTCCCAGTAGCCGAGCTGTGCAAAGATTTCCGCCTCGATTGCCTTCGCGGCGGCCATGACCCGCAGCGTCGTTTCGCGCCCTTCAGGCGTCAGCGTGAGGCGGGCTGCCATCGCGTCGGTGGCCGGTGTCGTGTAATGGACCAGGTGTCGCCCGGCTAGTGACTGGACGGTGTCGGACGTGACGCAATGCCCGGTGACTGAAAACATCGCGTCGATCTCGCTGAGCGTTCGTCCGTCCTGCGCGACGAGACTGCTGAGCACGAAGAACTCCGAATCCGACAGTCCATGAGACGCATGAGCGGCCCGAATGCGTGAATAGATCTGATAGTGGGCACGCGGTAGCAGATAGTCGAGGAAGTCTTCCTTGAAGCTCGCCGGTCCTTCTGCCGACGTTTCGTCCGTGTCGCGTGGCGGCAACTTCAGGTTTTTCAACGCCAGACCGTAGCTGCCGCCATGGAAGACGAGCGGCGGATGCTCGCTGCGGTCGAAGTCGAGCACCTCGCCGACAAGGATCAGATGGTCGCCGCCGTCGTAGCGAAACGATGTCCTGCATTGCAGACGCGACGCACAGCCACGCAACAGCGGCACACCGCCTGTGCCCGCATCAGTTTCCACGCCGGCGAATTTGTCGTGGCCGCTCTTTGCGAAGCGATTGGACAGGTCCTGCTGGTCGGCAGCGAGAATGTGGACGGCCCAGTGTCCGGCCCGACTGAAAGCGTCGATATTGCGTGACGTTTTCGCCAGACTCCATAGCACTAGCGGGGGCGACAGCGAAACCGTATTGAAGCTATTGGCCGTCAGTCCGACGCGTTCGCCGCTTTCGGTGCAGGTCGTGATGATCGTCACGCCTGTCACGAAAGTGGCGAGCGTTTTGCGGAATTCGGTTGTGTCGAAAGAAGAGAGTTCAGCCATCGTCCATTCCATTTGCTATCGCCGCTGCGAGATTCAGCGTTGTGCGCCGGTCTTTTCTTCCGTCGCGATCGCACCCTGCGGACATGCGGCTGCGGCTTCTTTCGCGGCTTTCTCCAGACCCGCCGGCACAAGATCGCTCTCGACATAGACGATACCGTTGTCATCGAGCTTGTAAACGCTGGGGCAGATTTCGGCGCATACGCCGTAGCCGCAGCACGCGGCGCGGTCGACGATCACCGTGAGCTGCAACGGCACGGGCGAGGATGGCGAGGGTCGCATACGGTGTCTCCTGTTTTTGTGCTTGTCGCTACATTGGCGTGTATGCACATATTGAACAGAATAGTATCTATGTGTTCATTTTGACAAGTGCAAGTAAACCCTGCTCTATGCCTTGTGAATTCATGGCGACTTACCGGTGCTTTCCAATTAATAGACAAAAAGTAATATTGTTGTATTATTTGTTCAAGAATTGGACAGGATCCCGACGACTGTCGAGAAGGCGCTATGGGTGGTTGCCTGTAGCGTGGGACGGGTGTCGGTGGAGATCAACGGTTCTGGAAAGACAAGGCATTCAATGGCGCGGGCGTCGGGTGTGAAGAGAACGGATGGGCGCGTCGCAACGCCGCCCAAGCGGAACACAAGGGCGAGTGAGCGGCGCCTGCGTTCATTCGGGCGTGAGGAAAGTGTCGACCGGATTCTCGACGCGACCGTCGAAGCGATCGGCCGGCGCGGGTTGCTGCGTTTGTCGCTGAGTGACGTCTGCCGTGTCGCTGGGGTGGCGCGCGGCACGCTCTATCGATACTTCTCGACCAAAGAAGCGTTGCTCGAAGGACTCGGCGCGCGTGAACGCCATCGCCTGGCGGCGTCCGTCAGCGCTTTGATGGAGCGAAGTGGCGATCCCGAAGAGCGTAAGAATGGTGTCCTCGCGATCCTGGTCGAGCAGGAAGCGAACACTGAACTCGCGCGGCTGCTCGAGATGGAGCCGGCGTTCGTGTTCGATTTCTTCGCACGGTCACTCCCGCTCTATGCGGAGCAGATCGGCGAAGCGCTCGGACCTTATCTGCGCGACGTCGATGCGTTGTTGGGAATTACGGGCGACCCGGCGATGCTAGCCGAACTGGTCCTGCGCGTGCGGCTTTCGCTGCTGGTCATGCCGGCATCGGGACGATCGTCGGATTTGCCGGCGCGCCTGAAAAAAATGTGGGACGGAATGATCGACCAGGCAGCGTCGCCGGTCTGAATCTCGCTTGCCTGTCACTGGCAGGACGGCACGAATAGCTTGGGAAGCTAACCCTCTGGAGCAATTGTCGAGCATGCCAAAAATCACCTTCGTCGGGGCCGACGGCACCCGTACGAGTATCGAGGAGTCTGTGGGCGTAAGCCTGATGCAGGCCGCTATCAATCACGGTGTGCCGGGGATCGTAGGAGAATGCGGCGGAGCATGTTCATGCGCGACCTGCCATATCTTCGTCGATGAGCCGTGGGCGAGCCGGCTTGCTCCACCCGGTGATATGGAGGACG includes the following:
- a CDS encoding acetyl-CoA C-acetyltransferase — encoded protein: MTQAFIYDHVRTPRGRGRPDGALHEVSAAKLAATALRALAERNALDTSLVDDVILGCAQPVGEQGGNIARAALLAAGYAQSVAGQQVHRFCASALEAVNNAAAQIMSGQSEAAIGGGVESMSRTVIGADSGAWSADPWVAYHNYFAPQGIGADLIASIDGYTRADVDTFALESQRRAAHAWKNGYFTNSIVPVRDLLDEVILDRDEYIRPDTTLEGLANLKPAFTALGITAGFDTVALQRYPQVEAIEHVHTGGNSSGIVDGAAAVLLGSETFGTATGLSARARIKGFASMGSEPTIMLTGPAPVTQKLLKRLGMTVADIDLFEINEAFASVVLRFIRAMQLDPERVNVNGGAIAMGHPLGATGAMILGTVLDELERRDLNTALITLCAGNGLATATVIERV
- a CDS encoding 3-hydroxyacyl-CoA dehydrogenase NAD-binding domain-containing protein, with the protein product MQTLTMHVDAQGIALITLNDPARPMNVVGPAFIDDFIEAIERVATDPSIVGAIVTSAKPAFMAGADLKHLMSLFDAGVSRQQAFALSRRASVEMHRRLETCGKPFVSAINGLALGGGFELCLACHWRVIVDDPKAVVGLPEVNVGLLAGSGGTQRLLRMIGVDKALPLLLDGKSVTPQEALALGMVDAVVPATELLPTARRWLIETPNPVRKWDTKNYRLPEGAGLLSSSLATTYSMNVAKVGAKTFHNYPAPIAILDCVFEGALMPFDKALTVESKHFARLMSGPVARNIVRTNFVNKGLADRLARRPEGVPKFDARKIGVLGAGMMGSGIAYVAALAAIDVVLLDATQEQAERGRDYSRKLLAGAVERGRRDQASADAILARITATSSYSALADCDLVIEAVFEDKSVKADVTRQAEAVLQKSAFFASNTSTLPISELARQSDRPERYIGLHFFSPVDRMPLVEIIVGKQTSETTVAQALDLVAQLRMTPIVVNDSRGFYTSRVFQTFIHEGMRMLEEGVEPALIENAARFAGMPVGPLAVLDEVSIELPWKIVMQSREALGDAYDLPCSYDVMRRMLDEFKRPGRRGGGGFYDYPEGGKKRLWSELKSAFPPVAPQPSVDEAGKRILYIQALETARCLEEGVLTHAADADIGSVLAWGFPSYTGGTLSLIDAVGLSTFIEECERMAAAYGPRFKPSAWLRERAIRGHLFHAVAGHASEAVA
- a CDS encoding acyl-CoA dehydrogenase family protein, whose product is MRRLIFEAEHEQFRDSVRRFFQREIEPHAARWREQGIVDRWAYEKAGQQGYLLMWADEQYGGAGVCDFRYEQIVYEENIRHGEPGFYINLHSGLVAPYIGKLGNDEQKQRILPGCIDGTTILGIAMTEPGSGSDLAGMKAHAKDCGDHWLLNGSKTYISNGQLGDLFIVAARTVPEQRYGIGLFLVEADRPGFRRGNRLHKMGLAAQDTSELFFDDVKVPKSNVLGDPTKGFGYLARSLSGERLIAAVGSMAAAQTAFDLTLDFIKDRHAFGRAIGTFQNSRFTMASLRAQLDAIQTFVDQCVIAYNADELTAEIAAEAKLLSSELENRVIDDCVQLHGGAGYMEEYRICRMYTDARVTRIFAGSSEIMKEIIGRGLGLDERRGS
- a CDS encoding CaiB/BaiF CoA transferase family protein, with amino-acid sequence MGPLHGVRVVEIAGLGAAPYGAMMLADMGADVVRIDRPDGDQHTPDTSPLLRNRRSIALDLKQPEGVASALALIDKAEVLIEAFRPGVAERLGIGPEICLERNARLVYARMTGWGQQGPLSQRAGHDLNYIGISGLLNQIGPTGGKPAVPLNVIGDFGGGGLLLAYGVTCALLEARVSGLGQVVDAAMLDGAASFLGMFFGYRADGKFIDGVGRNFLGGGAHYYDTYQTQDGKFLSVAPIEPQFYAAFLERLGVDTERFMSAGYPSHTARNIEHDWPELKAELAAIFVTRPRDEWCRVFEGADVCVTPVLSLQEALQHPHNVARETFVEVDGVAQNAPAPRFSRTPAGLPRGPRPAGADVDAIVADWDLDRTLFERASRANHQGTQ
- a CDS encoding cytochrome P450, which produces MMNANDLPSLLSTSDTDPHTFYDAMRERTPVLWDERMKGWLVLSYDLCKQVLSDEGHFRHPYADADATMIEVKGGRRNVTVLQGAEHDRMHRYVVQLFKPANIAVYTEHHIRPVTKFLIDRFVQRGSAELFSELALQLPCRAFMSLFGMDALDDAFLHRVMRLHDDIMVWAGGRHFLGEDATQRALDASHQLNAILLPYVRSRRDNPTNDLISRLWAEAPEVLADATEEDVLATCRELYLAGSDTTVHALSNAIYVLLTERAVFERVSGDRGEALTSFIEEVMRVWGSVQYRYRVANEDIELGGMPVRKDQVIFTINAAANRDPAHYSACPAHVDLDRPAVRDHLAFNVGPRSCAGAQLARAEMRLALNALLDRLPDLRLDPAAEPPRFQGMFTRSFRPLNVVFAPQR
- a CDS encoding 3-keto-5-aminohexanoate cleavage protein, with the translated sequence MAESKKVIITCAITGAIHTPSMSPHLPVTPAEIATAAIAAAQAGAAIVHLHARDPKDGRPDQRPEAFAPFLSTIKAACDAIVNLTTGGSPYMPVHERIKPAIVFKPEVASMNMGSMNFGLFPMLQRFTEFKHDWERPYLENSKDLIFRNTYRDIEYALRELSASGTRYEFECYDTAHLYNLAHFVDLGLVKPPFFVQTVFGILGGIGAHPDDVMHMKRTADRLFGTDYRWSVLGAGRNQMPIAAMAASMGGNLRVGLEDSLWIGKGKLASSNAEQVEKAKELLRGLGLEPATPEEAREILCLKGAANVEF
- a CDS encoding SDR family oxidoreductase yields the protein MKDNLFSIHGKIALVTGATSGIGLMIARGFVEHGAHVYVVARNQTACAQVAADLGGTGRCIALPADLSSAADRSRIADTVMSRHSRLDILVNNAGALADESIDTFSEESWDAVMGLNLKAVFFLTQKLLPALRNGASADAPARIINVGSIGGLRISGRENYSYVASKAGLHHLTRALARRLGAEHVNVNAIAPGPFPSKLTEGVPDSVKQAVCERIPCGRFGEPDDVAGTAIYLASRASAYVTGAVLPLDGGSVGAT
- a CDS encoding SDR family NAD(P)-dependent oxidoreductase; this translates as MKVLEKKIAVITGAGSGIGEATAHRLAEEGAAVVIADLDGEAAHRVAVAIAARDGQAIAIRTDIADEAQIRAMTEAARQRFGGIDLLFNNAAVTSAAHFARDLDVIQMDVETWDRTMNINVRGAMLCCKYAIPQMLERGGGAVINMASGLGLFGDLTRTAYGTSKAALIGLTRFIATQYGKQGVRANTIAAGLIGTDAVKTNLSRQELDFLLEHQLSPSLGEPSDIAATVVFLASDAGRFITGQTIPVDGGFSAHVPQYADVARMIAQSSAA